Genomic window (Propionibacteriaceae bacterium ZF39):
CAATCGATCGTCGCCCTCTCCCAATTCCCCGTGAAGGTGTGGAACACCGCGGTCGACCTCATCACCGGTCAACCCCGTGACATCAACGGGCCGATGAGCATCGTCGGCGCCAGTCGGGCGGCCGGCGAGATCAGCAGCACGCAGCAGCTCACGGCCGGCGACAAGGTCGCGACCTTCATGACGCTGCTGGGGGCGGTCAATCTGTTCGTCGCGATCTTCAACTTCGTGCCCCTGTTGCCGCTCGACGGCGGCCATATCGTGGGCGCGATCATCGAATGGCTCCGTCGCGCCGGGGCCAGGCTGCTCGGCCGGCCCGACCCGGGCTATCTCGATACGGCCAAGTTCCTGCCGATTGCGTACGCCGTGTTCGCCTTCATCGCCCTCTCCGGCGTGGTGCTCATCCTCGCGGACATCATCTCGCCGGTACGCCTGTTCTGACGGGCTTCTCCAGCGCCCGCTTGCGGATCGTCAGGACGATGACCACGGACGCAAAACACAGGCCGGCGGCGACCGGCCAGGCGAGCGCGTAGGTGCCCTGGGCCGCGCGGATCCAGCCGGCGAAGCTCGCTCCCGCGGCGGCGCCGACCATGTGACTGGCGAACACCCAGCCGAACACGATGCCCGACGCCTCCAGCCCGAACCACTGGCGGCAGAGCGCGACGGTCGGCGGCACCGTGGCCACCCAGTCCAGCCCATAGAAAATGATGAAGACGAACATGGACGGCTCGACGTGGGGCGCGAGCATCTGCTGCACGAACAACAGCGACACCCCGCGCAGGCCGTAATACACCGCCAGCAGGATCCGGGCATCCACCCGGTCGGTCAACCATCCGGACAGGATCGTCCCGACCACGTCGAAGACTCCGACCAGGGCCAACAGGCCGGCCGCCGTCGTGGCCGGCATCCCGTGATCGTGCGCGGCGGGTTGAAGTGGGTCTGCACCAGCCCGTTGGTCGTCCAGCCGCAGACGAAGAAGCTCAGCGCCAGTGCCCAGAACGTCCAGCGCCTCGAGGCCGAGAACAGGGTGGTCAACGCCAGCCGGGCCGGGTTGACCGGGGGACCGGCAGCCGCGGGCGAGGGTGCGGGGGCAGTCTCCAGGGCGTACCCCTCGGCGATGCCGTAGGGCTGGAGCCCGACATCCTCGGGCTTGTTGTGCAGGAAGAGCGTGACGAACACGGCGCCGATGGCTGCGAGGACCGCCACGATGAGGGCGGCGGCCCGCCAGCCGGCGGTCTCGGATGTACGCGCGATCAACGGCAGGAACACCAGCTGACCGGTCGCATTGGCGGCGGAGAAGATGCCGGTCACCAGGCCTCGGTGGGTGTGGAACCACCGGTTGGCGACGATGGCACCGAACACCAGGGCCATGGCGCCCGTGCCGATGCCGATGCACAGGCCCCACAGCAACCACAGCTGCCAGCTCGCGGTCATGACGGTGGTCGCGGCGCTGGCCGCGCCGATGACGACGAGGGCGAGCGCGACGACCCGGCGTACGCCCCAGCGCTCCATCAGGGCGGCCGCGAAGGGCGCGATCAGCCCGTAGAGGAGCAGGTTGAGAGAGACCGCGCCCGAGGTGGTGGCGCGGCTCCAGCCGAATTCTTCCTCGATCGGCTGGATCAGGACGCCGGTGGACGAGCGGAAAGCCGCCGCCGCGACCAGTGCGCCGAGCGTGACGGCAGCGACGATCCAGGCCCGGTGCAGGGCCCGGCTGCGCCGTTCGGCAGAAGACATGGGGGCACACTATGCCCGGGCGCGATCGAGGTGGTGAATTCTCGTCGTGTCCGGCACTCGGCCCGGCTTGGGCTGTCTGCCAGACTGGACCACGGCCCGCTGCCGCGGGTCGTGAGTTCTGAGCGCGTTGGAGGATCCCCATGGCCGTCGACCTGCCTGTCCCCGCCATTCCGGAAGCGCCGGAGGTGTTGGCACCGCGTCGCCGCAGCCGCCAGATCAAGGTCGGCAAGGTGTTGGTCGGCGGCGACGCCCCGGTGTCGGTTCAGTCGATGACCACCACCCAGACCACCGACGTCAACGCCACCCTGCAGCAGATCGCCCAGCTCACCGCGGCCGGGTGCGACATCGTGCGGGTGGCGTGTCCGAGCCAGGATGATGCCGACGCGCTGCCCGAGATCGCGCGCCATTCCCAGATCCCGGTGATCGCGGACATCCACTTCCAGCCGAAATATGTCTTTGCGGCCATCGATGCCGGCTGCGCAGCCGTACGCGTGAATCCCGGCAACATCAAGGCCTTCGATGACAAGGTCGGCGAGATCGCCAGGGCTGCCAAGGATGCGGGTTGCAGCATCAGGATCGGCGTCAACGCCGGCTCGCTCGACAAGCGGCTCCTCGAGAAGCATGGGAAGGCCACCCCCGAGGCGCTCGTCGAATCCGCGGTCTGGGAGGCCTCCCTGTTCGAGGAGCACGACTTTCACGACTTCAAGATCTCGGTGAAGCACAACGACCCGGTGGTCATGGTCAAGGCCTACGAGATGCTCGCCGAGCGGGGTGACTGGCCATTGCATCTCGGCGTGACCGAGGCGGGCCCCGCGTTCCAGGGCACGATCAAGTCGGCGGTCGCCTTCGGCGCGCTGCTGAGCAAGGGCATCGGCGACACCATCCGTGTCTCCTTGTCGGCCGACCCCGTCGAGGAAGTCAAGGTCGGCTCGAAGATCCTCGAATCCCTGAACCTGCGTCCCCGCAAGCTCGAAATCGTGTCCTGCCCGTCGTGCGGCCGTGCGCAGGTCGACGTCTATACGCTCGCCGAGCGCGTCACTGCCGGGCTTGAGGGCCTGACCGTGCCGCTGCGGGTGGCCGTGATGGGCTGTGTGGTCAACGGACCCGGTGAAGCGCGCGAGGCCGACCTGGGCGTGGCCTCCGGCAACGGCAAGGGCCAGATCTTCGTCAAGGGCGAGGTCATCAAGACGGTGAAGGAGTCCGACATCGTCGAGACCCTGATCGAGGAGGCCCTGCGGCTCGCCGAGGACATGCCCGAATCGGGTACGCCCCAGGTGGACGTCACCGCCTGAAGCCCCGGTGGTGCCCATGACAAGACGAGGCGGCCGGACCGGCGTCCGGACGCTCGACACGAGAGATCTCGACGCAGTCTGGGAACTGCTGCGACGGGACCCGGTCTCGCATGTCTTCGTCGCGGCCCGCGTCAGCGCCTTCGGGCTGGAGTCCTGGCGCCTCGGCTGTCCCATCCATGGCTTCTTCCGGGCCGGTGAACTGGTGTCGTTGTGTCACCAGGGCGCCAATCTCGTGCCCGTCGCGGCAGACGAGGAAGCGATCGACGGCTTTGTGCGGGCGTTGACCGGAATCCGCCGCTGCAGCTCGATCGTGGGTCCCTCCGATCAGGCACTGGCGCTGTGGAACCGACTCTCGGAGCGGTGGGGGCGGCCCTGGTCGCAGATCCGGGAGCTCCGGGCCAGCCAACCCATGATGGCCCTGAGTTCCGATCCCGTCGTGGACTCCGACAGCCGGCTGCAGCGGATCGGGCCGCAGCACATGGACGCCTATTTCGATGCGGCGGTCCGCATGTATACGGAAGAGGTCGGGGTCTCACCCATCGTGGGCGGAGACTCCGGGCCATATCGCAACTATGTGCGTCAGGTCATCGAGAGCGGGCGGGCCTTCGGGATTCTCGATCAGGGCCGGGTGATCTACAAGTCCGATATCGGGTCGGCGGCCCAGGACGTGGGCCAGATCCAGGGAGTCTGGCTTGATCCCGCCTATCGCGGTCATGGCCTGGCAACCCGGGCCATGGCCGGAGTCGCCCGTCTGGCGCGGCAGGAGTTCGGCACCCTCTCGCTCTATGTCAACTCGTTCAACGCCCCTGCACGCGCCACTTACCGAAAGGTCGGGTTCCGCGAGGTGGGCGAGTTCGCAACGGTCCTGTTCTGATCGTTTTCGCCAGAAACCTACTCGTTCGTAATCCTGCTCTGACTAGGGGTTATGTCCATCCTGTCGATCCTGTGCCGTTGGGCAATACGGTTTTAGCTAACTCTGCTAACCCTGCCGTACCTTTGTATCAACGCCGGTCGACTGGCCGGAGTTATAGGGAGGACTAATGACCACCACCATGCAAGACGAACTCACCTTCACTGTGTGTCTCTACCGCGGCACCAATGACGTGGACAGCATGGTTGCGTTCCTGCAGACGTTGGGGATGGGACCTGTGCTGTACAACGAGCACGATCCGGAACTGACCTACGTCTACGGCAAGGGCGGCGTGATCGCTCTGTATGAGAACCCCGACCGTGGCCGCCCCGGCCGCGCCGAACTCTCCTTCTGCACCAACGACTATGAGGCCGCCAGCGAAATGTTCGAGTCCTATGACCTGAACATCGTGAAGGCCGAAGCCGACGCCGTGCCCGGCGTCACAGTGACCGACACCAACGGTCAGGCGATCTGGGTCGGCCAGGCCGTGCTCGATCGCACCGAGGCCGAAAAAGCCGCCAACCAGGTTGAGATCCTGGCTCTGCGCCACAGCTTGTCCGTCGCCGGCGACAGCGAATTCTTCGAGGTCCTGGGCTTCGACAAGCAGCAGGATGGCCAGGTCAACTGGCGCGTCCTCAACTCCGATGACCCCTCGGGCATCATCGGGCTCGCCGAAGGCAACCTGCCCAGCTGCGACGACGGCCAGGCCGAAGTCCAGATCGGCTTTGTCACCACCGAGGACCTCGACCAGGTCGCGGCCCGCATGCGCGACGCCGGGTATTTCACCGGCGACGTCATCCTGGAGGCGGACACGCCGTTCTTCACCGTGACCGACCCCGACGGAGTTACTGCCGGAGTGTTCGCAAAGCACCGGCCGTAACATGACGCGGCTCCGCCGCGTGGACGCTACGGCGACTCCCCTGAAGAGCATTGCTCTTCGTCGTCGCCCTCAGTGTTGATTGCGTCGCTCCGCGACGCGAACGGTCGCTCTGAGATGACTCACGTCGACGAACGCCGCCTCGTTCGCCTTTCCTCCTCGGACTGGTGAATTGGGCGGCGTTCGTCTTTTGGTTCGCCATCTCAGCCCGGACGGGACGCTCCCCGGCCGTGGTCGCGTTCGGCAAGGCACCCGGCCTGAGCGATAAGGTGAGCCAGTCTGTTTCAGCCTCGCAGGAGTGTGCCTTGTCCGAGATCGCCAGGATGTCCCAGCTGTTCGTGCGAACCCTGCGGGAGGACCCGGCGGACGCCGAGGTGCCGTCGCACCGCTGGTTGGTCCGCGCGGGCTATATCCGCCGCGTCGCGCCGGGCATCTATTCCTGGCTGCCGCTCGGGCTGGCCGTGCTCCAGAACGTGGAGAAGATCGTCCGCGAGGAGATGAACGCCATCGGGGCGCAGGAAGTCCGCTTCCCGGCGCTGCTGCCCAAGGAGCCCTATGAGGCGACCAACCGGTGGACCGAATATGGCGACAACCTGTTCCGCCTGCACGACCGCAAGGGCGGCGACTACCTCCTCGGTCCGACCCACGAGGAGATGTTCACGCTCCTGGTGAAGGACCTCTACAGCTCCTACAAGGACCTGCCGCTCAGCCTCTATCAGGTGCAGAACAAATACCGTGACGAGGCCCGCCCCCGCGCCGGCCTGCTCCGTGGCCGCGAGTTCGTGATGAAGGACTCCTACTCCTTCGACGTCGACGATGCCGGCCTGCAGGCGTCCTATGACGCCCACCGCGAGGCGTACATCAAGATCTTCGACCGTCTCGGCTTCGACTATGTGATCGTCCAGGCGACCTCCGGCGCCATGGGCGGCTCGGCGTCCGAGGAGTTCCTGGCGGTCGCCGAGAACGGCGAGGACACGTTCGTCCGCTCCCCGGCCGGCTACGCGGCCAACGTCGAGGCCGTACGCCGGGAGCCCGGCCCCGCGCTCGACGCGTCCGGGGTCGGCCCCAAGCGCGTGGTCGATACCCCCGACTCGGGGACGATCGCCGAGCTCGTCGACCTGCTCAACGAGCGCTATCCCCGCGAGGATCGCGCCTGGACCGCCGCGGACACTCTCAAGAACGTCCTGTTCGCGCTCGTTCACCCCGACGGACGTCGGGAAGCCCTCGCCATCGGCGTACCCGGCGACCGCGAGGTCGATCTCAAGCGTCTGGAAGCCATGGTGGCACCGGCGGAGCCCGAGCCCTTCGGCGATGAGGACTTCGCGCGCTATCCCGCGCTGAAGAAGGGCTACATCGGGCCGGAGGCACTCGGCCTCGGGGAGGTCGCCGAGGGCGAGGAGCCCCCGAGCGACCGGGTCCATTATCTGGTCGACCCGGCGGTCGTCGACGGATCCGCCTGGGTGACCGGGGCAAACGAACCCGAGCGGCACGTGATCGACCTCGTGGCCGGGCGCGACTTCACCCCCGACGCCATGATCGACGTCGTCGAGATCCGCGAGGGCGACCCCTCGCCCGACGGCTCCGGCCCGCTGCAGCTCGCCCGGGGCATCGAGATGGGCCACATCTTCCAGCTCGGCCGGAAGTACGCCGACGCGCTCGGCCTCAAGGTCCTCGACCAGAACGGCAAGCAGGTCACCGTGACGATGGGCTCCTACGGCATCGGTGTCTCGCGCGCCGTGGCCGCCGTCGCCGAGGGCACCTGCGACGACAAGGGCCTGTGCTGGCCGCGGGCCCTCGCGCCCTATGACGTGCACATCCTCGCCACCGGCAAGGGAGACGAGATCCTGGCCAAGGCCAGCGAGATTGCCACCGAGCTCGCTGGGCAGGGGCTTCGCGTACTCCTCGACGACCGCAAGGCCTCGCCCGGCGTCAAGTTCGCCGACGCCGAACTGCTGGGCATGCCGACCTCGCTCGTCGTGGGTCGGGGCCTCGCCGACGGTGTTGTCGAACTCCGCGACCGCAAGTCCGGTGACAAGCAGGACGTGCCCGTGGCCGAGGCCGTGACCCGGATCGTGGAGACGGTCCGGGGGTGATTCAGCCTCAGTCGAGTACGCCGGTTCGGCGAGCCGCTGCCACCGCGGCGGTGCGGCTGGTCACGTCGAGCTTGCCGAAGACATGGTTGAGGTGGGTCTTCACGGTGGCCTCGCTGACGAACAGGGCCCGGGCGATCTCCTTGTTGCCGCGGCCCTCGGCGACCAGGCGCAGCACGTCCAGCTCGCGCTCGCTCAGGGTGGCCCGGCGCTGTTCCTGCATGGTCCGAACCACCCGTGCGGTCTGGTCGGCGCGCAGGACGGTCTCACCCCGCGCAGCCCGCTCGAGGGCCTCCACGATCTCGTCCGGCGGAGCGTCCTTCAGCAGATAGCCCGCAGCCCCGGCCTCCACGGCCCGGACGATGTCGGCGTCGTGATCGAACGTGGTGAGGATGACGACGGCCGGTGGCTCGGGTACGCCGGTCAGCGCGCGGGTCACGTCGACGCCGTCGGGCCCGGTACCCAGCCGCAGGTCACACAGCACCGCATCGGGTCGCAACTCCGCGCAGACTTGCAGCGCGGTACGCCCGTCAGCTGCCTCGCCGACCACCTCGATCCCGGGTCGGCCGGAGAGAACGGCCATGAGCCCCGCCCGCACGACCGGGTGATCGTCGACGACGACACAGCGCAGGGGAGTCACGGGGCGCTCCCGGTGCCCAGCGGGAGCCAGGCGGAGATCGCCGTGCCCTGGCCGGGAGCGGATTCGATCTCGAGCCCGCCGCCCAGCTCACGGAGCCGGGCCCGGGTGGATGGCAGGCCATAGCCGCCGTGGGCGGGATCCGGGACCGGGGGAGCGGCCGCCGGGTCGAAGCCGATGCCGTCGTCGACGATGTCGAGCCGGACCGAATCGGCCAGGACGCTGAGGGAGACATCGGCGCGGCTGGCGCGGGCATGGCGGCGTACATTCGCCAGCGCGCCCTGGGCCGTGCGCAGAAGGGCCACTTCGATCGTGGTCGGCAGGCCACCGGGTTCGCCATCGAGATGGAGTTCGGTGTGGAGCCCGGTCTCGTCGGCGAAGCGATCGACCACGCGGGTCAACGCGGCGACCAGGCTCGACCCGGCCAGATCGCTCGGAGTAAGGGCGGCCACGACGCGCCGGGCCTCGAGCAGGTTGTCCCCGGCGGTCTGCCCGATGCGCTGCAGGCTGTCGCGGAGCCGAACGGGGTCGTCGGCTTCGCTTCCGGCACGCGAGAGCAGCACGATGGACGAGAACCCCTGGGCCAGGGTGTCGTGAATGTCCCGCGCGAGCCGGGCGCGCTCGCTGAGGGCGCCTGCGCGCCGTTGGGCATCCGCGAGCTCTGTGTGGAGGCTGTCCGCCTCCTGCTGCGCGCGGACGAGGGACTGCACCAGCTTCTGGCGTTCCAGGACCTCGGAGACCAGTGCCATCTGGCCGCGCGATACGACGACGGCGAACACCGCTCCCAACGACGGGCCCAGGACCCCGGCGGTGGTGAGGTGGCCCGTCTCCGACCAGGGGTGGAGGACAACGATGGCGAGGGCCGCTGCGGCGTACGCGATCGCCCAGCCGAAGGACAGCACCTGGCCGGCCAGCAACCACAGCGAGAACGCGAGCCAGACGTGGTCCGGGGCGACGATCACCGAAGCGATCCAGCATCCGGTGAGGGCGAGCAGCCAGAGTACGCCGACTGTGCCCGCCGGCACCCAGCCACTCGGACCGGCCCCGAATCGCCGTGCGAGCAACGGTCCGGCGGCATAGCAGGCGACCAGCGGCACGGTGACGCCCAGCAAGACGCCGGGGTGGACCCCGATGGCCCACGCCCGGCTGGCGCAGATCGCGACCAGGGCCGCGAAAACTGCATGCTGCAGGACCCTGAGGCTGCGAAGGGCGTGCTGCATACGCACGACGCTACGCGGTCGGGTCGATCAGTGGGTCGCGGCGTTCTCGTGGGTGTCCGCAGCGACAGGCGTACCCGGGACAGGCCCGGCCGCTGGACGGCGCTTCAGGGCGCGACCCAAGCCGAGGAAGAACAGGATGAATGCGGCCGTGAGGGTCATGTGGCCGAGCCCGGAGAAGCCGGCGATCATCGGGCTGTCGGCCATCGGGTGACCGAGCACCTGGAGGCAGCCCTTGACGAGAAGCCCGCCGATGGCGAGCGTCAGGCCGCCCTGCCACAGCCAGAACCCGACGCGGAAACGCTTGTCGTTGCCGATATGCGGGAGCAGCAGCGCCAGCGCGAGGAAGGCCAGCATCACCAGCGTCCCGAGGGTGAGGGCGTGGGTGTGGACGACCGCGAGCTGCGTACCGCCCGGATGGTCGTTCAACTTGGTGAACTCGCGATAGAACAGTCCGCTCGCCAGACCGAAGAAGGTCCAGAAGGCAGCGAGCGATAGAGCTGGGTGATCATGAGGTCCTTTCCGACGGCATCGGTCGAGTTGTCGGCCACCCACGCTAGGAAAAATCTCGCGTACGCCCCACCCGTGCGCATCCACCTTTCGGTTGATTCGCCATCCGACTGGCGTGATCGGGCGCAAGGGCAGAGACTGCACGGGTGCCCGAAGTGCAATCCATCCCGCTGTTGATCGTCGCCGGGCTCGTCCTGGCCGCGTTCGTCGCCGGATGGGTCGATGCGGTGGTCGGCGGCGGCGGATTGATCCAGCTGCCGGCGCTGCTGATCGGGTTGCCGCAGGACACGCCCACCGCCCACGTCCTCGGCACCAACAAGATCTCCTCGGCGGCGGGAACGGTGACGGCTGCGATCACCTACGCGATGAAGATCCGACTTCATCTGCCGACGCTCATCCCGCTCGTGGTGTGCGCGTTCGCCGGGTCCGCGGCGGGAGCCTCGCTCGCCCGGCTGATTCCGAAAGCATGGTTGACGCCCATCGTGCTGGTGGCGCTGATCGGGGTTGGGCTCTATACGTGGGTGCGTCCTGAGCTCGGGCTGATCCATCAGCCGCGGCATTCCGGCGTGGCCGAGGGTGTACGCACCGGAGCGATCGGCGGCACCATCGGGCTCTATGACGGACTGCTGGGACCGGGCACGGGATCGTTCTTCGTGATCGCGATGGTCGCGTTGCTGGGCTATGGCTTTCTCGAGGCCAGCGCCAAGGCCAAGATCGCCAACCTCACCACGAACATCGCCGCGATCACCGTCTTCGGCATCAACGGCGAGGTGCTGTGGCTGATCGGCGGCCTGATGGCAGCGGCCAACCTCGCCGGCGGTTTCCTGGGTGCGCGGACTGCGCTGCGGAACGGCAACGCCTTCATCCGCAAGGTGTTCCTCGGGGTTGTGGGCCTGCTCATCATCAAGCTGGCGTACGACACGTGGATGCAGTTCTTCGGCTGACCACAGGCACCCGATTCGGCATATCGCTATCAGGGCGCCCTTTCGTGTCCAGCCCCCTAGGCTCGTGGTCCACCCGGAGTTTGGAGGGTCCCCGATGACGTTGACACTCGGCGCAATCCTGCAGAGCGCAGGGATCGACCCGAAGGAGTCCCAGGCGATTCGACACGCCTATGTCCGCAACCCCGGCGATCCGGATCACCACGGCATTCATGCGGATTCCACGGATGACGAGATCATGTTCTATACGAGCGAGCAGTCGGTTCGGCCACAGAAGTTCCCGATCGCCCCGCCACCATTCTGGGTGGTTTTTATCCGCGAGGGAGGCGACCGGGCCCGACTCTGGGCGGTGGTCGAGAATCGTGGGGAGGTCTCGAACGACGGTATCCACCGCATGTTCGATCTGGTCGTTTCCGAACGGATGCTCGACCTCAGGAATCGGTTGGTTGTGGGCTGGCGATCGCCGCGCGCCTGGCGGCTCAACGGCCCGACCGCTGCGGCGTACCCGGTCATGGAGATCGCGGATGCCCAGCCGATCCCGTTTCCGGGGTTCGATCGTCTCGTCCTGGATTACGCACAGCTCCAGGGAGTCATGCGTGAGCACCGGTACGCGGCGTGGCGGACCGCGCTCGCATCTGTCATCGGGATCTATCTGATAACCGACACGAGGGATGGGCGGCACTATGTCGGCAAGGCCGACGGCGAAGAAAACATCTGCCAGCGCTGGAACGCATACGCCACCAATGGCCACGGCGGCAACGTCGAGCTGCGCACCATCGACCCGAGCCGCTTTCGGTTCTCACTCCTCAGGGTGTTCGACCCGGCCACCCCCACGTCCGCCGTCAATGCGGCCGAGAGTCACTTCAAGCGTGCGCTCGACTCGATTAGCCATGGCCTGAACCGCAACTGAAGGACTCGAGTCAGAGACCTTGATCCCCGGTGAGGAGGCCGCGTACGCCTCCTTGGGTGGGCCCGAACCACACCTAGGATGGACCGATCGACAGCAGCCTCATTGGGAGAAGCAGTGGTGGAAAGCAACGTGGTCACCGAGGTTCCGATCGGCTCCATGATTGCCCAACTGGCCGAGAGCCGCACGACGCTGGTCCGCTTCATGCTTGGTTATGAGAGCGCGATCGACGAGGTGCGCACCAAGCTGGCCATCCTGTCGCGGGAGTTCGAGCAGGCTCATCAATACAACCCGATCGAACACATTTCATCCCGCCTGAAGACTCCCCAGAGCCTGATTGCGAATGCGCGCAAGCGCGGATGCCGGCCCGACGTCGAATCGATCCGGGCCGAGATCCTCGACATCGCCGGCGTACGCGTGGTGTGCACCTATGTCAGCGACGTCTATCGGCTGCAGGAGCTCGTGTGCTCCCAGTCCGACGTGCGCCTACTCGACCTGAAGGACTACATCGCCAACCCCAAACCGAGTGGGTATCGCTCGCTGCACGCGATCATCTCGATCCCGGTCTATCTGTCGACCGAGACCATGCACGTGCCCGTGGAGATCCAGTTCCGCACGATCGCGCAGGAGTTCTGGGCGTCGCTCGAACACAAGATCTTCTACAAATACGACAAGGCCGTGCCGGATCACCTGACCACCGAACTGCGCCGCGCGGCCGGCACAGCGGCCGAACTGGACGCGACGATGGAGCGGCTGGCCGCCGAGATCGACAGTCAGGATCCCAACGGCCACCACACCGTCACCCCGCACGACGTCCAGACGTTCCTGGATTTTCTGCGCGGCTGAG
Coding sequences:
- the ispG gene encoding flavodoxin-dependent (E)-4-hydroxy-3-methylbut-2-enyl-diphosphate synthase — its product is MAVDLPVPAIPEAPEVLAPRRRSRQIKVGKVLVGGDAPVSVQSMTTTQTTDVNATLQQIAQLTAAGCDIVRVACPSQDDADALPEIARHSQIPVIADIHFQPKYVFAAIDAGCAAVRVNPGNIKAFDDKVGEIARAAKDAGCSIRIGVNAGSLDKRLLEKHGKATPEALVESAVWEASLFEEHDFHDFKISVKHNDPVVMVKAYEMLAERGDWPLHLGVTEAGPAFQGTIKSAVAFGALLSKGIGDTIRVSLSADPVEEVKVGSKILESLNLRPRKLEIVSCPSCGRAQVDVYTLAERVTAGLEGLTVPLRVAVMGCVVNGPGEAREADLGVASGNGKGQIFVKGEVIKTVKESDIVETLIEEALRLAEDMPESGTPQVDVTA
- a CDS encoding proline--tRNA ligase; translation: MSQLFVRTLREDPADAEVPSHRWLVRAGYIRRVAPGIYSWLPLGLAVLQNVEKIVREEMNAIGAQEVRFPALLPKEPYEATNRWTEYGDNLFRLHDRKGGDYLLGPTHEEMFTLLVKDLYSSYKDLPLSLYQVQNKYRDEARPRAGLLRGREFVMKDSYSFDVDDAGLQASYDAHREAYIKIFDRLGFDYVIVQATSGAMGGSASEEFLAVAENGEDTFVRSPAGYAANVEAVRREPGPALDASGVGPKRVVDTPDSGTIAELVDLLNERYPREDRAWTAADTLKNVLFALVHPDGRREALAIGVPGDREVDLKRLEAMVAPAEPEPFGDEDFARYPALKKGYIGPEALGLGEVAEGEEPPSDRVHYLVDPAVVDGSAWVTGANEPERHVIDLVAGRDFTPDAMIDVVEIREGDPSPDGSGPLQLARGIEMGHIFQLGRKYADALGLKVLDQNGKQVTVTMGSYGIGVSRAVAAVAEGTCDDKGLCWPRALAPYDVHILATGKGDEILAKASEIATELAGQGLRVLLDDRKASPGVKFADAELLGMPTSLVVGRGLADGVVELRDRKSGDKQDVPVAEAVTRIVETVRG
- a CDS encoding sensor histidine kinase: MQHALRSLRVLQHAVFAALVAICASRAWAIGVHPGVLLGVTVPLVACYAAGPLLARRFGAGPSGWVPAGTVGVLWLLALTGCWIASVIVAPDHVWLAFSLWLLAGQVLSFGWAIAYAAAALAIVVLHPWSETGHLTTAGVLGPSLGAVFAVVVSRGQMALVSEVLERQKLVQSLVRAQQEADSLHTELADAQRRAGALSERARLARDIHDTLAQGFSSIVLLSRAGSEADDPVRLRDSLQRIGQTAGDNLLEARRVVAALTPSDLAGSSLVAALTRVVDRFADETGLHTELHLDGEPGGLPTTIEVALLRTAQGALANVRRHARASRADVSLSVLADSVRLDIVDDGIGFDPAAAPPVPDPAHGGYGLPSTRARLRELGGGLEIESAPGQGTAISAWLPLGTGSAP
- a CDS encoding DUF2871 domain-containing protein gives rise to the protein MGGRQLDRCRRKGPHDHPALSLAAFWTFFGLASGLFYREFTKLNDHPGGTQLAVVHTHALTLGTLVMLAFLALALLLPHIGNDKRFRVGFWLWQGGLTLAIGGLLVKGCLQVLGHPMADSPMIAGFSGLGHMTLTAAFILFFLGLGRALKRRPAAGPVPGTPVAADTHENAATH
- a CDS encoding response regulator transcription factor; amino-acid sequence: MTPLRCVVVDDHPVVRAGLMAVLSGRPGIEVVGEAADGRTALQVCAELRPDAVLCDLRLGTGPDGVDVTRALTGVPEPPAVVILTTFDHDADIVRAVEAGAAGYLLKDAPPDEIVEALERAARGETVLRADQTARVVRTMQEQRRATLSERELDVLRLVAEGRGNKEIARALFVSEATVKTHLNHVFGKLDVTSRTAAVAAARRTGVLD
- a CDS encoding MFS transporter; this translates as MSSAERRSRALHRAWIVAAVTLGALVAAAAFRSSTGVLIQPIEEEFGWSRATTSGAVSLNLLLYGLIAPFAAALMERWGVRRVVALALVVIGAASAATTVMTASWQLWLLWGLCIGIGTGAMALVFGAIVANRWFHTHRGLVTGIFSAANATGQLVFLPLIARTSETAGWRAAALIVAVLAAIGAVFVTLFLHNKPEDVGLQPYGIAEGYALETAPAPSPAAAGPPVNPARLALTTLFSASRRWTFWALALSFFVCGWTTNGLVQTHFNPPRTITGCRPRRRPACWPWSESSTWSGRSCPDG
- a CDS encoding GNAT family N-acetyltransferase, which translates into the protein MTRRGGRTGVRTLDTRDLDAVWELLRRDPVSHVFVAARVSAFGLESWRLGCPIHGFFRAGELVSLCHQGANLVPVAADEEAIDGFVRALTGIRRCSSIVGPSDQALALWNRLSERWGRPWSQIRELRASQPMMALSSDPVVDSDSRLQRIGPQHMDAYFDAAVRMYTEEVGVSPIVGGDSGPYRNYVRQVIESGRAFGILDQGRVIYKSDIGSAAQDVGQIQGVWLDPAYRGHGLATRAMAGVARLARQEFGTLSLYVNSFNAPARATYRKVGFREVGEFATVLF
- a CDS encoding GIY-YIG nuclease family protein; the encoded protein is MTLTLGAILQSAGIDPKESQAIRHAYVRNPGDPDHHGIHADSTDDEIMFYTSEQSVRPQKFPIAPPPFWVVFIREGGDRARLWAVVENRGEVSNDGIHRMFDLVVSERMLDLRNRLVVGWRSPRAWRLNGPTAAAYPVMEIADAQPIPFPGFDRLVLDYAQLQGVMREHRYAAWRTALASVIGIYLITDTRDGRHYVGKADGEENICQRWNAYATNGHGGNVELRTIDPSRFRFSLLRVFDPATPTSAVNAAESHFKRALDSISHGLNRN
- a CDS encoding MFS transporter produces the protein MPATTAAGLLALVGVFDVVGTILSGWLTDRVDARILLAVYYGLRGVSLLFVQQMLAPHVEPSMFVFIIFYGLDWVATVPPTVALCRQWFGLEASGIVFGWVFASHMVGAAAGASFAGWIRAAQGTYALAWPVAAGLCFASVVIVLTIRKRALEKPVRTGVPAR
- a CDS encoding TSUP family transporter; translated protein: MPEVQSIPLLIVAGLVLAAFVAGWVDAVVGGGGLIQLPALLIGLPQDTPTAHVLGTNKISSAAGTVTAAITYAMKIRLHLPTLIPLVVCAFAGSAAGASLARLIPKAWLTPIVLVALIGVGLYTWVRPELGLIHQPRHSGVAEGVRTGAIGGTIGLYDGLLGPGTGSFFVIAMVALLGYGFLEASAKAKIANLTTNIAAITVFGINGEVLWLIGGLMAAANLAGGFLGARTALRNGNAFIRKVFLGVVGLLIIKLAYDTWMQFFG
- a CDS encoding VOC family protein, encoding MTTTMQDELTFTVCLYRGTNDVDSMVAFLQTLGMGPVLYNEHDPELTYVYGKGGVIALYENPDRGRPGRAELSFCTNDYEAASEMFESYDLNIVKAEADAVPGVTVTDTNGQAIWVGQAVLDRTEAEKAANQVEILALRHSLSVAGDSEFFEVLGFDKQQDGQVNWRVLNSDDPSGIIGLAEGNLPSCDDGQAEVQIGFVTTEDLDQVAARMRDAGYFTGDVILEADTPFFTVTDPDGVTAGVFAKHRP